Proteins encoded within one genomic window of Paenarthrobacter sp. JL.01a:
- a CDS encoding DUF5107 domain-containing protein has protein sequence MPSTATSTLTVTTIALTMAELGPLNPLPVVAAELDQPYTVGDGVPEALQASTRYGVVPNVYPYLMQDGYSRDAAPREVPAVVLENSKLKVTVLPSLGGRIWEIFDKATGKQLLHTHDAPQLANIALRKAWFAGGLEWNIGTRGHSPTSCDPLHAAIVHTPDGKHVLRMWEYERLREVVFQVDIWLPADSPVVFAAVRIRNPNDHDVPMYWWSNAAIPETDQTRVIAPAHEAYGSDYATDITRVRPTTHEGRDGTWLVNNPHAADFFFDIDPSERRWVVAADDDGDGLTMLSTGLLRGKKLFVWGQGQGGKRWQEWLSPGAGPYAEIQAGLAQTQFEHLLMPAGAQWAWVEAYGNGHLDAGASHGTDWDAAVTHAGERLEDLLPHDELEAMLPAAISNADVPPSKMLLQGSGWGVVERTRRRRLGRKWVDESGTPFVDESITADQEPWLGLLKGQTFDGAPGYVAGVDWEELLAAQDSPEALFHLATMRHARQDLAGAKEGYLKVLEAKGVRRRTRALAQRGLGLALLAAGKDEEGLAELRTGVETDSTATALLLEAVTLSIRHGDPVMALDLVESAPSGGPAVGRLRFLRALALARGGHGAEAAAILREGVEVPDLREGEDAIAALWQEVCPEEPVPAAYQFGMH, from the coding sequence TTACCGTCACCACCATCGCCCTGACCATGGCCGAACTCGGTCCGCTGAACCCGCTTCCCGTTGTCGCAGCCGAACTCGACCAGCCCTACACCGTGGGAGACGGCGTGCCGGAGGCACTCCAGGCCTCGACCCGCTATGGAGTCGTGCCGAACGTGTACCCGTACCTCATGCAGGACGGCTACAGCCGCGACGCCGCACCCAGGGAGGTGCCCGCCGTCGTGCTTGAAAACAGCAAGCTCAAGGTGACGGTCCTGCCGTCGCTGGGTGGCCGTATCTGGGAGATCTTCGACAAGGCGACCGGCAAGCAGCTCCTGCACACCCACGATGCCCCGCAGCTGGCCAACATCGCACTGCGAAAGGCCTGGTTCGCCGGCGGTTTGGAGTGGAATATCGGCACCCGGGGACACTCGCCCACCAGTTGCGACCCCCTGCACGCGGCGATCGTGCACACTCCGGATGGCAAACACGTCCTGCGCATGTGGGAGTACGAGCGGCTCCGTGAGGTGGTGTTCCAGGTGGACATCTGGCTGCCCGCGGATTCTCCCGTGGTGTTCGCTGCGGTCCGGATCCGGAACCCGAACGACCACGATGTACCGATGTACTGGTGGAGCAATGCCGCCATCCCGGAAACGGACCAAACCCGTGTGATCGCGCCGGCCCACGAAGCGTACGGCAGCGACTACGCTACGGACATCACCCGCGTCCGTCCCACCACCCATGAGGGCCGTGACGGCACGTGGCTGGTCAACAACCCGCACGCGGCGGACTTCTTCTTCGACATCGACCCCTCCGAACGGCGTTGGGTGGTGGCAGCGGACGACGACGGCGACGGACTGACCATGTTGTCCACAGGGCTCCTGCGGGGAAAGAAGCTCTTCGTGTGGGGCCAGGGCCAAGGCGGCAAACGCTGGCAGGAATGGCTGAGCCCCGGCGCAGGTCCTTATGCGGAAATCCAGGCCGGTTTGGCGCAGACCCAGTTTGAGCATTTGCTGATGCCTGCGGGCGCGCAGTGGGCGTGGGTGGAGGCGTATGGCAACGGACATTTGGACGCCGGCGCCTCGCACGGGACGGACTGGGACGCTGCGGTTACCCACGCCGGGGAGCGCTTGGAGGACCTCCTGCCGCATGACGAACTTGAGGCCATGCTCCCTGCAGCGATCAGCAACGCCGACGTGCCGCCGTCGAAAATGCTGTTGCAAGGAAGCGGATGGGGCGTCGTGGAACGGACCCGGCGCCGACGCCTTGGCCGAAAGTGGGTGGATGAGAGCGGAACACCGTTCGTGGACGAAAGCATCACAGCTGATCAGGAACCTTGGCTTGGGCTGCTGAAGGGACAAACGTTCGACGGCGCCCCCGGTTACGTTGCGGGAGTCGACTGGGAGGAGTTGCTCGCAGCACAGGACAGTCCTGAGGCGCTCTTCCACCTGGCCACCATGCGGCATGCCAGGCAGGACCTGGCAGGTGCAAAGGAAGGTTATCTGAAGGTCCTGGAGGCCAAGGGCGTCCGGCGTCGGACCCGGGCTTTGGCGCAACGCGGACTGGGCTTGGCCTTGCTGGCGGCGGGGAAGGATGAGGAAGGCCTTGCCGAACTTCGGACGGGTGTCGAAACCGATTCGACTGCCACTGCCTTGCTGCTGGAAGCGGTGACGCTGAGCATCCGGCACGGCGACCCCGTCATGGCGCTGGACCTGGTGGAGTCGGCACCCAGCGGGGGACCCGCCGTCGGACGCTTGCGGTTCCTTAGGGCGCTGGCGCTCGCCAGGGGCGGGCACGGAGCCGAGGCCGCAGCGATCCTGCGTGAGGGCGTCGAGGTTCCCGATCTCCGTGAGGGAGAGGATGCCATCGCGGCACTCTGGCAGGAAGTGTGCCCGGAGGAGCCGGTGCCTGCGGCCTACCAATTCGGGATGCACTAG
- a CDS encoding McrB family protein, with protein MIPSLKPAIDRAPGVSKEIEDAAWYVLGPALHGKPSALDGRTLTWTADAAAELLERLERGVEDSKAPMMTNLRQNLEGASREAKLLAVELLFLQSLPLAHEVKSLRVKRARVAEAASWVEPPVELPEELYQGMTDHGVIRDRTAEFNWTIWDHLKWLCRFVAHVDSQSTETINRALSDPHAFHELAAATPEDQPALRRSIEYLVWPSYFEPVVADVERREIRDAFASLVGGAKGDTDEDITADIHRIRLHLDEQAGQRIDWYARQLVSQWRKVGDPGRRSWLLRTHHDNAELLASWVAEEKATLDVQHLRTLTAGVTAGVVQHAVDEDYKHLGYVEREDTKTAVFAFLTVMKPGDLTLYQHAGRVRVGVVLGEPEHDEDNRRIRRKVRWFDDSYAIPELPRHAQRQLSTPGILVDVTRVIQALQELLPVEAETDGEDEAPPTVAVEVVQQGFRPLTEEFAASLHMDLEPLQEIAELLEENRQLVLYGPPGTGKTYLAKHLAAELAGDHTDERVKLVQFHPSYAYEDFFEGYRPDKTDDGQVSFKLVAGPLRRLAEEAAKPENAHKPYFLIIDEMNRANLAKVFGELYFLLEYRDDRIYLQYSPNEPFSLPDNLYIIGTMNTADRSIAMMDAAIRRRFAFIELHPKVEPVRGSLRRFLEARGLDTLNADLLDALNDAIDDWDRDLMIGPSYFMKNAAQNPTGLRRIWKYELMPLLEEHYHGQLNRAQLEERFGLDQLLGRLGDR; from the coding sequence GTGATTCCCTCCTTGAAACCTGCCATTGACCGCGCCCCCGGAGTCTCCAAAGAGATCGAGGACGCAGCTTGGTATGTGCTCGGTCCGGCGCTTCACGGCAAACCCTCGGCGCTGGACGGCCGGACACTGACCTGGACTGCGGATGCTGCTGCCGAGCTGCTGGAAAGGCTCGAGCGCGGCGTTGAGGATTCCAAGGCGCCTATGATGACCAACCTGCGGCAAAACCTCGAAGGTGCCTCACGGGAAGCGAAACTGCTGGCCGTGGAATTGCTGTTCCTGCAGTCGTTGCCGCTGGCCCACGAGGTCAAGTCGCTCAGGGTCAAACGCGCCCGCGTGGCCGAGGCAGCGTCCTGGGTTGAACCGCCCGTTGAGCTCCCGGAAGAGCTGTACCAGGGCATGACGGACCACGGTGTGATCCGTGACCGCACAGCAGAGTTCAACTGGACCATCTGGGACCACCTGAAGTGGCTGTGCCGCTTTGTTGCCCACGTGGACAGCCAGAGCACGGAGACCATCAACCGGGCGCTGAGCGACCCGCACGCCTTTCATGAACTCGCAGCCGCAACACCGGAAGACCAGCCGGCCCTGCGCCGGAGCATTGAGTACTTGGTATGGCCGAGCTACTTCGAGCCGGTGGTGGCCGATGTGGAACGCCGCGAAATCCGGGACGCCTTTGCCTCGTTGGTCGGTGGCGCCAAGGGTGACACGGACGAGGACATCACGGCCGACATTCACCGCATCCGCCTGCACCTGGACGAGCAAGCCGGGCAGCGGATCGACTGGTATGCCCGCCAGTTGGTCAGCCAATGGCGCAAGGTGGGGGATCCGGGGCGCCGGTCATGGCTGCTGCGCACCCACCACGACAACGCGGAACTGCTCGCCTCCTGGGTTGCCGAGGAAAAGGCCACCCTTGATGTCCAGCACCTCCGTACTCTGACGGCCGGAGTCACCGCCGGGGTAGTGCAGCACGCCGTGGACGAGGACTATAAACACCTCGGCTATGTGGAACGTGAAGACACCAAAACGGCCGTGTTCGCCTTCCTCACAGTCATGAAACCGGGTGACCTCACGCTGTACCAGCACGCTGGCCGGGTACGTGTGGGAGTAGTCCTTGGCGAGCCCGAGCACGACGAGGACAACCGGCGCATCCGCCGCAAGGTCCGCTGGTTCGATGACAGCTACGCCATTCCCGAACTGCCCCGCCACGCCCAGCGGCAGCTGTCCACCCCAGGCATCCTGGTGGACGTCACCAGGGTCATCCAAGCTCTTCAGGAACTACTCCCCGTTGAGGCAGAAACCGACGGTGAGGACGAAGCGCCGCCGACGGTCGCCGTCGAGGTCGTCCAGCAGGGGTTCCGTCCCCTCACGGAAGAATTCGCGGCTTCGCTGCACATGGACCTGGAGCCGCTTCAGGAGATCGCGGAACTGCTGGAAGAGAACCGCCAGCTGGTGCTCTACGGCCCTCCGGGTACAGGCAAGACCTACCTCGCCAAGCACTTGGCTGCAGAGCTTGCCGGCGACCACACGGACGAACGCGTGAAGCTTGTCCAGTTCCATCCTTCGTACGCCTACGAGGACTTCTTTGAGGGGTACCGGCCCGACAAGACCGACGACGGCCAGGTCTCCTTCAAGCTCGTGGCCGGACCGCTGCGACGGCTCGCGGAGGAAGCGGCCAAGCCGGAGAACGCCCACAAGCCGTACTTCCTGATCATCGACGAAATGAACCGCGCCAACCTGGCCAAGGTCTTCGGTGAGCTGTACTTCCTGCTGGAGTACCGGGATGACCGCATCTACCTGCAGTACAGCCCGAATGAGCCCTTCAGCCTGCCGGACAACCTGTACATCATTGGCACCATGAACACCGCTGACCGCTCCATCGCCATGATGGACGCGGCCATCCGGCGCCGCTTCGCGTTCATCGAGTTGCACCCGAAAGTTGAACCGGTGCGCGGTTCGCTGCGCCGGTTCCTGGAAGCCCGCGGCTTGGACACGCTGAACGCGGACCTGCTGGACGCCCTCAACGATGCAATCGACGACTGGGACCGGGACCTCATGATCGGACCGTCGTACTTCATGAAGAACGCGGCACAGAACCCCACCGGCCTGCGCCGTATCTGGAAGTACGAACTCATGCCGCTGCTGGAGGAGCACTACCACGGGCAACTGAACCGAGCCCAGCTGGAAGAGCGCTTCGGCCTGGACCAGTTGCTGGGACGTCTTGGCGACCGCTAG